In a genomic window of Vidua macroura isolate BioBank_ID:100142 chromosome 33, ASM2450914v1, whole genome shotgun sequence:
- the GNL3L gene encoding guanine nucleotide-binding protein-like 3-like protein, with translation MAGRCRRDVAPFRRAGSGVTSAAPGIPGGVGAAAMTRSRRQVEASRKKRVQARRARVGVRKELGVPRLGRFAAFAQQQQSKTRQRRALEGQQRSHLAVHLADALQRQQRFQSQEKEEEEEEEPPQPPQDEASLRQFGRELRKVLAASDVVLEVLDARDPQGCRSPRLEGALRPQQRLVLVLNKIDLVPRDVVAAWLKHLRAEFPTVAFKACTQQQSRNLKQIRVPVATASEEVLAMGACVGAESLLNILSNYGRCGEGRSSITVGVVGYPNVGKSSLINSLKRSRACGVGATPGVTRCLQAVQLDRHIRLLDCPGVVLDSGDPPATAPLRGALAPQRLRDPLTPACAILRRCPPQQLSEVYGVPPCSDPLQFLAHLARRQGRLRPGGLPDAHAAAVALLRDWTGGKISYYTHPPKSQGVQLEAQILPALGPALDLEALERGDAEALAAVPVTVTGLGLSPEEEGEGEAMEDDSGDLKLGTMTVELKPRVKSGGTGGESLPRAPRLEEVAALPPLFQGQGLQAAGKRRKKLQKRAGKIATKLSETLEAAMQF, from the exons ATGGCGGGACGCTGCCGCCGCGATGTGGCGCCTTTTCGCCGCGCCGGAAGCGGCGTCACTTCCGCTGCGCCAGGGATCCCCGGCGGCGTGGGAGCCGCAGCCATGACCCGGTCCC GACGACAGGTGGAGGCGTCCCGCAAGAAGCGCGtccag GCCCGGCGCGCGCGTGTCGGGgtcaggaaggagctgggggtgccgCGGCTCGGCCGCTTCGCCGCCTTcgcgcagcagcagcagagcaagaCCCGGCAGAGACGG GCCCTGGAGGGGCAGCAGCGCTCACACCTGGCCGTGCACCTGGCGGACGCTCTGCAGCGACAGCAGCGCTTCCAGAgccag gagaaggaagaggaggaggaggaggagcccccccagcccccccaggaCGAGGCGTCGCTGCGCCAGTTCGGGCGGGAGCTGCGCAAG GTGCTGGCGGCGTCTGACGtggtgctggaggtgctggacgCCCGCGACCCCCAGGGCTGCCGCAGCCCCCGGCTCGAGGGGGCCCTGCGGCCCCAGCAGCGCCTCGTGCTCGTCCTCAACAAGATCG ACCTGGTGCCGCGGGACGTGGTGGCCGCGTGGCTGAAGCACCTGCGGGCCGAGTTCCCCACCGTGGCCTTCAAGGCGTGcacgcagcagcagagccgaAAtctg AAGCAGATCCGGGTGCCGGTGGCCACAGCCTCCGAGGAGGTGCTGGCCATGGGGGCCTGCGTGGGGGCCGAGAGCCTCCTGAACATCCTGAGCAACTACGGCCGCTGCGGGGAGGGCAGGAGCTCCATCACCGTGGGGGTCgtgg GGTACCCAAACGTGGGCAAGAGCAGCCTCATCAACAGCCTCAAGCGCAGCCGCGCCTGCGGGGTCGGGGCCACGCCCGGGGTCACCAG GTGCCTGCAGGCCGTGCAGCTGGACCGGCACATCCGGCTCCTGGACTGTCCGGGCGTGGTGCTGGACTCGGGGGACCCCCCGGCCACCGCCCCCCTGAGGGGGGCCCTGGCCCCCCAGCGCCTGCGGGACCCCCTGACCCCGGCCTGCGCCATCCTGCGCCGCTGCCCCCCCCAGCAG CTGAGCGAGGTCTATGGGGTCCCCCCCTGCAGCGACCCCCTGCAGTTCCTGGCCCACCTGGCCCGGCGGCAGGGCCGGCTGCGCCCGGGGGGGCTGCCGGACGCCCACGCCGCCGCCGTGGCCCTGCTGCGCGACTGGACCGG CGGGAAGATCTCGTACTACACCCACCCCCCCAAATCACAGGGGGTGCAGCTCGAAGCCCAAATCCTGCCGGCGCTGGGGCCGGCGCTGGACCTGGAGGCTCTGGAACGGGGCGATGCCGAGGCCCTGGCAG CTGTCCCAGTGACGGTgacggggctggggctgtccccggaggaggaaggggaaggagaagccaTGGAGGACGACAGCGGTGACCTGAAG CTCGGCACGATGACGGTGGAGCTGAAGCCCCGGGTGAAGtcggggggcactgggggggagtcgctgccccgagccccccgTCTGGAGGAGGTGGCTGCGCTCCCCCCTCTATtccagggccaggggctgcaggcagctggaaaaaggaggaaaaagctgcaaaaaagAGCAG GGAAAATCGCCACGAAGCTCTCGGAGACGCTGGAGGCGGCCATGCAGTTCTGA
- the LOC128820977 gene encoding 4F2 cell-surface antigen heavy chain-like: PIFPPFLGLSVFRVLVGGTRQPDPWKVLRGPGGPQLLLGPFLQPLEPKGDSESLEGALRNLLNFLSSNFTSSVGLGWSVGSPWEAWVSPSLRLQQLLLLWGLPGTPVLSYGDELGLQRLPKSQQLLPMPWESIEAPKTAGNGSEPPELELCTTLAALRAHERSLLLGEASVVPAGPAVAVLRRWDQSERFLLVLNPDSTPLKPFSGRREPRDPREPPLPPSATLSYSTAPRAPGEQQLLLEELTVGAHEGVLLSFPYSPE, translated from the exons CCCATCTTCCCCCCGTTTTTGGGGTTGTCTGTTTTTAGGGTGCTGGTGGGGGGCACGCGCCAGCCGGACCCCTGGAAGGTGCTccgggggccgggggggccgcagctgctcctggggcccttcctgcagcccctggagcccAAAGGCGACTCCGAGTCCCTCGAGGGGGCCCTGAGGAACCTCCTCAACTTCCTCAGCTCCAACTTCACCTCCTccgtggggctgggctggagc GTGGGGTCCCCCTGGGAGGCCTGGGTGAGCcccagcctgaggctgcagcagctgctgctgctctgggggctcCCCGGGACCCCCGTGCTGAGCTACGGCGacgagctggggctgcagcgaCTCCCCAAAAGCCAACAG TTGCTGCCGATGCCGTGGGAATCCATCGAGGCGCCGAAAACAGCCGGGAACGGCTCCGAG CCCCccgagctggagctgtgcacgACGCTGGCCGCGCTGCGGGCCCACGAGCGCtcgctgctgctgggggaggcGTCGGTGGTGCCCGCGGGCCCGGCCGTGGCCGTGCTGCGGCGCTGGGACCAGAGCGAGCGCTTCCTGCTGGTGCTGAACCCCGACAGCACCCCCCTGAAACCCTTCTCGGGCAGGAGGGAGCCCAGGGACCCCCGGGaaccccccctgcccccctcgGCCACCCTGAGCTACAGCACGGCCCCGAGGGCGcccggggagcagcagctgctgctggaggagctcacGGTGGGAGCCCACGAGGGGGTCCTGCTCAGCTTCCCCTACAGCCCCGAGTga